A stretch of the Neptunomonas phycophila genome encodes the following:
- a CDS encoding TRAP transporter small permease subunit, with the protein MQNRIETLLATTFGVMFLGLSLFITVEVLLRKLFGISLDGSYELGGYALAIGSTLSFTLALFGRSHIRIDIIHERLPAIAKAVLNTLSAILLASFAALMGYLAWSVIADTLDYHAVSQTPWATPLIYPQSLWYAGQAIFMIAAIYLALKACWLLLKGRTSELNEMYQPKSIKQELEEELDSLKVRTATPNTTPQEHN; encoded by the coding sequence ATGCAAAACCGTATCGAGACTTTATTAGCTACGACCTTCGGGGTCATGTTTCTTGGTTTATCCTTATTTATTACTGTTGAAGTATTATTAAGAAAGCTATTTGGCATATCGCTTGATGGCTCCTACGAGCTGGGCGGCTATGCACTCGCCATCGGCTCCACACTCAGCTTTACGCTGGCTTTATTTGGCCGCAGTCATATTCGTATAGACATTATTCACGAGCGCCTTCCAGCCATAGCAAAAGCTGTGCTTAACACATTATCGGCCATTCTCTTGGCAAGCTTTGCAGCCTTAATGGGTTATTTAGCATGGAGCGTTATTGCCGATACTCTCGACTACCATGCGGTGTCACAAACACCGTGGGCAACCCCGCTTATTTACCCTCAAAGCCTATGGTATGCCGGACAAGCTATATTCATGATCGCGGCAATATACCTAGCGTTAAAAGCTTGCTGGTTACTATTAAAAGGACGCACGAGCGAACTCAACGAGATGTACCAACCTAAAAGCATCAAACAAGAGCTTGAAGAAGAACTTGATAGCCTAAAAGTACGCACAGCGACACCCAACACTACACCGCAGGAGCATAACTAA
- a CDS encoding TRAP transporter large permease produces the protein MAVEYVITAFAAMLIMMIVGLPIAVAMAAVGIIGGVAVYGAPFMNSISPVIWGVQNNSLLTSIPLFVLLGELLLRAGIADGMYKSLSVWLGRLPGGLLHSNIGTCALFAATSGSSVATAATVGTVALPSLNERNYKMSKSLGSLAAGGALGILIPPSVNLIIYGSLTNTSIGQLFVGGVVPGILLTLLFMAFIAASSIFDKTDVKHETKASWAERWKSSVDLIPPLVIFLIVMGSIYSGLATATESAALGVVAALFFTALKKRCTWSILQACFIQTARVSGMILLIITAAFILNLTISLTGVAEAMSAWVTSLGLSTVGFLLALVVFYLILGMFMDVLSMQVATIPITYPMSQALGIDPVWFGIFVVMMCELGLITPPVGMNLFVVQGIRPDNGSISDVMKGAVPFVALMLVFTLALIAIPQIVTWLPNLMKPA, from the coding sequence ATGGCCGTTGAATACGTAATCACCGCTTTTGCTGCCATGCTTATCATGATGATAGTGGGCCTTCCAATTGCTGTGGCCATGGCCGCGGTTGGCATTATTGGCGGAGTTGCTGTGTATGGCGCTCCTTTTATGAATTCCATCTCACCCGTTATTTGGGGTGTGCAAAACAACTCACTCCTCACTTCTATCCCACTCTTTGTTTTATTAGGCGAGCTGCTGCTAAGAGCCGGTATAGCCGACGGCATGTACAAATCACTCTCTGTCTGGCTAGGCCGACTTCCCGGTGGGCTATTGCATTCCAATATAGGCACCTGCGCACTGTTTGCTGCCACATCAGGCTCTTCAGTAGCCACTGCAGCTACCGTCGGCACAGTCGCTTTACCGTCTCTCAATGAGCGTAACTATAAAATGAGCAAATCGTTAGGCTCATTAGCCGCCGGTGGCGCGCTCGGTATACTAATCCCACCTAGCGTTAACCTAATTATATATGGCTCATTAACTAACACATCGATAGGTCAACTATTTGTCGGCGGTGTCGTCCCTGGCATCCTGTTGACTCTACTGTTTATGGCGTTCATTGCCGCGAGTAGCATTTTTGATAAAACCGACGTAAAGCACGAAACCAAAGCCAGCTGGGCTGAGCGCTGGAAAAGCTCAGTCGATCTCATTCCGCCACTCGTTATTTTTCTGATTGTGATGGGCAGTATTTATTCTGGATTAGCGACAGCTACTGAATCAGCAGCCTTAGGAGTGGTCGCTGCCTTATTCTTTACAGCATTAAAGAAACGATGCACTTGGTCAATTTTACAAGCGTGCTTTATCCAAACAGCGCGCGTTTCTGGGATGATTTTATTAATTATTACTGCCGCTTTTATTCTTAACCTCACCATTAGCTTAACCGGGGTCGCTGAAGCAATGTCCGCCTGGGTTACCTCTCTGGGCTTGTCCACTGTTGGCTTCCTATTAGCACTCGTCGTTTTCTATCTCATTTTAGGGATGTTTATGGATGTACTTTCAATGCAAGTTGCGACTATCCCTATCACCTACCCTATGTCGCAAGCTCTAGGTATTGACCCTGTCTGGTTTGGTATTTTTGTCGTCATGATGTGCGAACTCGGTTTAATAACACCACCCGTTGGTATGAATTTGTTTGTTGTACAAGGCATTCGTCCTGACAACGGTAGCATCTCCGATGTTATGAAAGGCGCGGTTCCGTTTGTTGCTCTCATGCTTGTCTTTACGCTAGCGCTCATTGCTATTCCTCAAATAGTGACTTGGCTACCCAACCTCATGAAGCCTGCATAA
- a CDS encoding amidase: MQPLWQLSATALVAGFKEQRWTPVDALLSVKQRLAAINPLINAIVTLAPDAEAAAQASTQRYIDAKPLSEIDGVPISVKDNLLLKGSTSTWGTPALKHYIPDHEELPVARLRQAGAILFAKTNVPEFTLEGYTGNPIYGVTRNPWDLSTTPGGSSGGAAASIAAGIGPIALCTDGGGSIRRPAAHCGLVGLKPSIGTIARGNGFPSLLLDMEVVGPITRTIDDAELALKILSGPDARDRLSLATPRPSLIPVKSILCVTAMDNAPVDKNICMQVEQAANTLEEQGLIIEYGTLPIDLTALNAVWSQIGQQGMAFLAQKNPVWVSQASPPYQEMATSGAFLSSTTLWNGLNEIAQLRNQIDQLFEQYDAILMPSIAALAWKAEERFPNTIDNEAVGPRGHAIFTGWVNACGCPALNVPTQPANNGQAIGMQLIGSMGSELSLLAIGRTLEKHINWQERLLGLWTAQNDENTQQPNASAASNL, encoded by the coding sequence ATGCAACCATTATGGCAATTATCAGCAACCGCGCTCGTTGCAGGCTTCAAGGAACAGCGCTGGACGCCGGTTGATGCGCTTTTATCCGTCAAACAGCGACTGGCAGCTATCAACCCTCTGATCAACGCTATCGTCACACTAGCCCCTGATGCAGAAGCCGCTGCCCAAGCGTCAACACAACGCTACATTGACGCAAAGCCCTTAAGCGAGATTGATGGCGTTCCCATTAGCGTTAAAGATAATTTACTCTTAAAAGGCAGTACTTCTACTTGGGGAACACCTGCGCTGAAACACTACATCCCAGATCATGAGGAGCTGCCAGTGGCACGGTTACGACAAGCCGGAGCCATTTTGTTTGCTAAAACAAATGTGCCGGAATTCACATTGGAAGGTTATACCGGCAACCCCATTTACGGCGTTACACGCAACCCATGGGACTTATCCACAACCCCCGGCGGCTCAAGCGGCGGCGCAGCGGCATCCATTGCGGCAGGGATAGGTCCGATCGCATTATGCACCGATGGCGGAGGGTCAATCCGGCGTCCTGCCGCTCATTGCGGCCTAGTAGGGCTTAAGCCGTCTATAGGTACTATTGCTCGCGGCAACGGATTTCCATCATTACTATTAGACATGGAAGTTGTCGGCCCCATTACTCGAACAATAGATGATGCCGAGCTGGCATTAAAGATATTGTCTGGGCCAGATGCTCGCGACCGCTTATCACTTGCCACTCCTCGCCCATCTCTTATTCCGGTGAAATCCATTTTGTGCGTCACCGCTATGGATAATGCGCCTGTGGATAAAAATATATGTATGCAAGTTGAACAGGCTGCTAACACTCTAGAAGAACAAGGGCTTATCATTGAGTACGGCACCTTACCTATTGACCTTACAGCGCTCAACGCGGTGTGGAGCCAAATAGGACAACAAGGCATGGCCTTTTTAGCCCAAAAGAATCCCGTGTGGGTTTCTCAAGCGTCTCCTCCCTATCAAGAAATGGCGACAAGCGGTGCATTTCTTAGTTCTACAACCCTGTGGAACGGCCTCAATGAAATTGCGCAACTACGCAATCAAATTGACCAACTTTTTGAGCAATATGATGCCATTTTAATGCCCTCTATTGCGGCGCTTGCTTGGAAAGCCGAAGAGCGCTTTCCCAATACAATAGATAATGAGGCCGTCGGCCCCCGAGGCCACGCCATCTTTACGGGCTGGGTCAATGCTTGCGGCTGCCCTGCTCTCAACGTGCCAACACAACCAGCCAATAATGGGCAAGCTATCGGGATGCAACTCATTGGCTCAATGGGAAGCGAGCTATCACTATTAGCCATTGGCCGCACACTTGAAAAACACATAAACTGGCAAGAACGACTTTTAGGTTTATGGACAGCGCAAAACGATGAAAACACTCAACAGCCCAACGCATCAGCAGCGAGTAATTTATGA
- a CDS encoding MmcQ/YjbR family DNA-binding protein, protein MKTLNSPTHQQRVIYEPIKCYLLGKPEALETYPFDNKTAVFKVQDKMFALLSFREGEYQINLKCAPQEAIMLRDVFDAVKPGYHMNKVHWNTVVLDGSLPQGEIQRMIDLSYSLVVKGLKKSIRQGLEARYGSAVIYNLLEPK, encoded by the coding sequence ATGAAAACACTCAACAGCCCAACGCATCAGCAGCGAGTAATTTATGAGCCTATAAAATGCTACTTACTTGGCAAACCAGAAGCCTTAGAAACCTACCCATTTGATAACAAGACAGCTGTCTTTAAAGTTCAGGACAAGATGTTCGCTTTACTGTCGTTTCGCGAAGGTGAGTACCAGATAAACCTTAAGTGCGCCCCTCAAGAGGCCATTATGCTTCGTGATGTGTTTGATGCCGTCAAGCCGGGTTATCACATGAACAAGGTGCACTGGAACACCGTTGTTCTCGATGGCTCGCTGCCTCAAGGGGAGATTCAACGCATGATCGACCTCTCTTATTCTTTAGTCGTGAAAGGACTAAAAAAGAGCATAAGGCAGGGTTTAGAGGCCAGATATGGTAGCGCCGTTATTTACAACTTGCTCGAGCCAAAGTAA
- a CDS encoding response regulator, giving the protein MNILIADDHAVVRQGTVALLSAMVKPTQVWEAGNGEQACKLCSEHQPELVIMDINLPGISGIEAVRRILQRSPQTRILMFSMYSETALVKQALDVGALGYVTKNSPPDLLIEAVKRVGQGHMYVEHELAMKLMTFRSEQAAHPFQDMTQREFEVFLMLARGLKVSTIAERLCISNKTVSNYTANLKSKLGIGSTAELVHLAIESGVVKVGG; this is encoded by the coding sequence ATGAATATACTGATTGCCGATGATCATGCTGTTGTGCGTCAAGGGACGGTGGCATTGCTGTCGGCCATGGTAAAGCCCACTCAAGTGTGGGAGGCGGGTAATGGCGAGCAGGCATGTAAGCTTTGTTCTGAGCACCAGCCAGAGCTTGTTATAATGGATATTAACTTGCCAGGTATCAGCGGTATTGAGGCCGTTAGACGTATTTTACAGCGTTCGCCTCAAACGCGTATTTTAATGTTTAGTATGTATAGTGAAACCGCGCTGGTTAAGCAGGCTTTGGATGTGGGGGCGCTAGGGTATGTCACTAAAAATAGCCCACCTGACTTGTTGATAGAGGCGGTTAAGCGTGTAGGGCAAGGGCATATGTATGTAGAGCATGAGCTAGCGATGAAGTTGATGACCTTTCGTTCAGAGCAGGCAGCTCATCCGTTTCAAGATATGACTCAGCGAGAGTTTGAAGTGTTTTTGATGCTGGCGAGGGGCCTTAAGGTTAGTACGATTGCAGAAAGGCTGTGCATAAGTAATAAAACCGTTTCTAACTACACGGCTAATTTAAAAAGTAAGTTGGGTATTGGCTCAACGGCAGAGCTGGTGCATTTAGCAATCGAGTCGGGTGTTGTTAAAGTAGGCGGGTGA
- a CDS encoding sensor histidine kinase has product MGDADMTAVWLLNLLVSIIFISVLLVSLALQIQQASKDIQREVAASVSFTLRMLPVVEHDEYLLEPFLNGETRHVRLTVNQAWSPTHLSQSVNHDEEGHVPSWFLRFIPAVDELQEQFQLRFLPDGRELRIEANPLDEAEEVWETTQQIVLFFMLAILLSNVAIWWGVTQGLKPIAHFLQGLKAIEQGRLDARLETYHLPELNQVGAHFNKMAEALESTQQSNSFLTRELMTLQEKERATLARELHDDLGQYATGIKAQAYLISQTEHNVDLVKATADQIMANCSAMHESFRRLVQDLHPVILDQLALPDAVNILAETWQQQHGIHCYVSIPNEFPVLSDEQNSHLFRFMQEALNNVARHADATQVDIRLCIAGDEITAWVGDNGKGLPPILKKGLGLRSMKERAAALGGFFEYANRPSQGVWLAVTVPLLEAHPVGVSK; this is encoded by the coding sequence GTGGGTGATGCGGACATGACGGCCGTATGGCTACTCAACTTACTGGTTTCAATTATTTTTATTAGCGTGTTGTTGGTTAGCCTGGCACTGCAAATTCAGCAAGCTAGTAAAGATATCCAGCGTGAGGTGGCTGCCAGTGTCAGCTTTACGCTGCGGATGTTACCTGTGGTTGAACATGACGAGTATCTGTTAGAGCCTTTTCTGAACGGAGAAACTCGTCATGTTCGTCTCACTGTAAATCAGGCATGGTCGCCAACGCATTTGTCTCAATCGGTTAATCATGACGAAGAAGGCCATGTGCCCTCTTGGTTTTTACGCTTTATACCTGCCGTGGATGAGCTTCAGGAGCAGTTTCAGCTACGTTTTTTGCCGGATGGTCGTGAATTACGAATTGAGGCGAACCCATTAGACGAGGCAGAAGAGGTATGGGAAACCACACAGCAAATAGTCTTGTTTTTTATGCTGGCAATCTTGCTTTCTAATGTGGCTATTTGGTGGGGGGTAACTCAGGGGTTAAAGCCCATAGCGCACTTTTTACAAGGATTAAAGGCGATTGAACAAGGACGGTTAGACGCTCGCCTGGAAACTTATCACCTGCCTGAACTTAATCAAGTTGGAGCACATTTTAACAAAATGGCTGAGGCACTAGAAAGCACTCAGCAAAGCAACAGCTTTCTTACGCGGGAGTTAATGACGCTTCAAGAAAAGGAGCGTGCGACGCTCGCACGTGAATTGCATGATGATCTTGGCCAGTATGCAACAGGCATCAAAGCACAGGCATATTTAATCAGTCAAACAGAGCACAATGTTGATCTTGTCAAAGCCACGGCTGATCAAATAATGGCCAATTGCAGTGCGATGCATGAGAGCTTTAGGCGCCTAGTGCAGGATTTGCATCCGGTGATTTTAGACCAGCTCGCCTTGCCTGATGCCGTGAACATCTTGGCTGAAACTTGGCAGCAGCAACATGGTATTCATTGTTATGTCAGTATCCCTAACGAGTTTCCGGTGCTGTCTGATGAGCAAAATAGTCATTTATTTCGCTTCATGCAGGAGGCGCTAAATAACGTTGCGCGCCATGCTGATGCCACGCAAGTTGATATCAGGCTATGTATAGCGGGTGATGAGATCACAGCGTGGGTGGGGGACAATGGCAAAGGGTTGCCCCCTATCTTAAAAAAAGGGTTGGGTCTGCGTTCGATGAAGGAAAGAGCGGCGGCTTTGGGAGGTTTTTTTGAGTATGCCAACCGGCCTTCGCAAGGTGTGTGGTTGGCGGTTACTGTGCCTTTATTAGAAGCGCATCCCGTAGGAGTGAGTAAATGA
- a CDS encoding copper-binding protein, with amino-acid sequence MSLKKNLGLAMIASVLTSTAITAVAEGDLTIRPKKLPDLVLGTEDNRYSLSEKRYEMVTGQSYKLKIISSGQTEYALVAPEFFPTIYLRKVEAGDMEIKAVALTELEFEQEGEAEIYFVPVKPGEYEFYAEGLEEKGMLGVFSVK; translated from the coding sequence ATGTCACTTAAAAAAAACCTAGGATTGGCGATGATTGCTAGTGTACTAACATCGACTGCTATCACGGCTGTAGCAGAAGGTGATTTAACGATTCGTCCTAAAAAGTTGCCTGATTTGGTATTGGGAACTGAAGATAATCGTTATAGCTTGTCCGAAAAGCGCTATGAAATGGTGACGGGTCAATCCTATAAGTTAAAGATTATCTCGAGCGGTCAAACAGAATATGCTCTTGTCGCACCAGAGTTCTTTCCGACCATTTACCTGCGAAAAGTAGAGGCGGGTGATATGGAGATTAAGGCAGTGGCCTTAACGGAGCTTGAGTTTGAGCAAGAAGGTGAAGCGGAAATTTATTTTGTACCTGTAAAGCCGGGTGAGTATGAGTTTTACGCCGAAGGTCTTGAAGAAAAAGGTATGTTGGGCGTGTTTAGTGTTAAATAA
- a CDS encoding ABC transporter substrate-binding protein, translating to MMSHPNTSSAKKSQRLAIILALITCAATLGVTSTNANAEITTRIAYLAQTVDTGPVLSNILPEPEDAGLRGTELAINDSNTTGKFLKQHFELSAYTSDDSSSLLEHAQQLYTSGIHSFVVNAPADTLRTLSQQLPDDVLIFNAAAKDDNLRQTVCLKNTLHTIPSRAMLADALGQWLKARQLSDLLLITGPTDDDKAYTQAIKRTAKRYGLKIVAEKAWDFDTDLRRTAQREMPLFTQTKEYDVVVVADERGDFGEYVLFNTWYPRPVVGTQGLTPVTWHRVVEQWGAAQLQSRFEKLSDRWMTEKDYAAWAAVRTIAEAATRTNSEDIHTLKQYIASDAFELAGFKGRKLDFRAWNGQLRQPIPLVHPRSLVSQSPQEGFLHPLSELDTLGFDKPESQCNLLADFR from the coding sequence ATGATGAGCCACCCAAACACAAGCAGCGCCAAAAAAAGCCAACGTTTAGCGATAATTTTGGCATTAATAACATGTGCAGCCACACTCGGTGTAACTAGCACTAACGCAAACGCCGAAATCACAACGCGCATTGCTTACCTAGCCCAAACCGTTGATACCGGCCCTGTGCTGTCCAACATATTGCCGGAACCTGAAGATGCAGGTTTACGAGGCACAGAACTAGCCATCAATGACAGCAACACAACAGGCAAGTTTTTAAAACAGCATTTTGAGCTAAGCGCTTACACAAGCGACGATAGCAGTTCTCTTCTTGAGCACGCTCAACAGCTATACACGTCTGGCATCCACTCATTTGTGGTAAACGCTCCCGCCGACACCCTTCGCACACTGAGTCAGCAGCTCCCAGATGATGTGTTGATATTCAACGCCGCCGCTAAAGATGACAATTTGCGCCAAACGGTCTGCTTAAAAAATACACTCCATACGATTCCCAGCCGCGCTATGCTTGCTGACGCTCTTGGGCAATGGTTAAAAGCCCGCCAGCTATCGGACTTACTGCTAATCACCGGGCCAACCGATGATGACAAGGCCTACACGCAAGCGATTAAACGCACAGCTAAACGGTACGGCTTAAAAATTGTGGCAGAAAAAGCATGGGATTTTGACACCGATTTACGGCGCACCGCCCAACGAGAGATGCCATTGTTCACGCAAACTAAAGAGTACGATGTCGTCGTCGTAGCCGATGAGCGCGGTGATTTTGGCGAATACGTACTCTTTAACACATGGTATCCCCGCCCTGTTGTAGGGACACAAGGTCTAACACCTGTTACTTGGCACCGCGTGGTTGAACAATGGGGAGCCGCCCAACTACAGAGCCGATTCGAGAAACTCTCGGACCGCTGGATGACTGAAAAAGACTACGCCGCATGGGCAGCAGTCCGCACCATAGCTGAAGCCGCTACCCGCACAAATAGCGAAGACATCCACACCCTTAAACAATACATAGCATCAGATGCCTTTGAGCTTGCCGGCTTTAAGGGACGTAAGCTGGACTTCCGTGCTTGGAATGGCCAATTAAGGCAGCCCATTCCTTTAGTTCATCCTCGCTCTCTTGTCTCCCAATCACCACAAGAAGGTTTTCTACACCCACTTTCAGAGCTGGACACCCTAGGGTTTGATAAACCAGAAAGCCAGTGCAACCTACTCGCTGATTTCCGTTAA
- a CDS encoding YVTN family beta-propeller repeat protein, producing MTSLFSAPQFISSSLVIALLLGSSATWAETAYVSNEKDDTISVIDLDTFEVTDTIEVGERPRGIILSKDQTKLYICASDSDTVQVMDLATHSIIKELPSGEDPEQFALHPNDRHLYIANEDDALATVVDTETNEVLAQIDVGVEPEGMAVSPDGKIAVNTSETTNMVHWIHTGDMELFDNTLVDQRPRHAEFSLDSKTLWVSSEIGATVSVIDVDTRQITHKITFEIKGVHPDKIQPVGIRLSDDGRYAFVALGPSNHVAVVDAKTFEVLEYILVGRRVWHMEFNADQSLLLTTNGISGDVTVVDVDKLKAIKTIKVGRYPWGVAIKSK from the coding sequence ATGACTAGTTTATTCTCTGCACCTCAATTTATCAGTTCTTCCCTGGTCATTGCGCTGTTACTGGGTAGCTCTGCAACGTGGGCTGAAACGGCGTATGTATCAAATGAAAAAGACGATACTATTTCGGTTATAGATTTAGATACCTTCGAGGTCACCGATACCATAGAGGTAGGAGAGCGCCCTCGCGGTATCATCTTGTCTAAGGACCAAACTAAGCTCTACATTTGCGCCTCCGATTCCGATACCGTCCAAGTAATGGATCTAGCCACTCACAGCATTATTAAAGAACTCCCGTCAGGCGAAGATCCAGAACAATTCGCCTTGCACCCTAATGATCGCCACCTCTACATCGCAAACGAGGATGATGCCCTCGCAACGGTTGTAGATACCGAAACAAACGAAGTATTAGCCCAAATAGATGTGGGTGTAGAACCGGAAGGAATGGCAGTTAGCCCCGACGGTAAAATTGCGGTAAACACCAGCGAAACAACCAACATGGTCCACTGGATTCATACGGGTGATATGGAGTTATTTGATAACACCTTAGTTGACCAGCGCCCTCGCCACGCTGAGTTTAGTTTAGACAGTAAAACATTATGGGTAAGCTCTGAAATCGGCGCTACCGTATCCGTTATTGATGTAGACACCCGCCAAATAACACACAAAATTACGTTTGAAATTAAAGGCGTACACCCAGACAAAATCCAACCGGTGGGTATACGCTTAAGCGACGACGGCCGCTACGCGTTTGTCGCTTTAGGCCCTTCTAACCATGTGGCTGTAGTCGATGCTAAAACATTTGAAGTGCTAGAATATATCTTAGTTGGACGTCGCGTATGGCATATGGAATTTAATGCTGACCAATCACTGCTGCTAACCACAAACGGTATCAGCGGGGATGTGACCGTTGTTGATGTAGACAAACTGAAAGCCATAAAAACGATTAAGGTTGGGCGATACCCTTGGGGTGTAGCGATAAAAAGCAAATGA
- a CDS encoding ABC transporter ATP-binding protein, which yields MSVSVEQVSFRYGAAGSKAALDNVSFELPDSRFCALLGPNGAGKSTLFSLLTRLFSLDQGVITIQGDDLNKAPTAVMQRIGVVFQQSTLDLDLTVSQNLFYHASLHGFSRKVAKAPIERELARMSLTDRANDKVRALNGGHRRRVEIARALLHTPDVLLLDEPTTGLDPEARFALNQHVRSLCNDGKLTVLWATHLIEEVQTDDRVLLLHQGKLISSGNGQDLCDLSGETSLAAAFKKLTQKGTTPL from the coding sequence ATGAGTGTATCCGTCGAGCAGGTTAGCTTTAGGTATGGAGCCGCGGGAAGCAAAGCGGCCCTTGATAATGTGAGCTTTGAACTGCCAGATTCACGTTTCTGCGCACTTTTAGGGCCGAACGGCGCGGGGAAAAGCACACTATTTTCCCTGCTTACCCGCCTTTTCTCACTCGACCAGGGTGTTATAACGATACAAGGTGACGATTTAAACAAAGCCCCAACAGCCGTCATGCAACGTATTGGGGTCGTGTTTCAACAAAGCACTCTCGACCTCGATTTAACGGTGTCACAAAACCTGTTTTACCACGCATCATTGCATGGCTTTTCGCGTAAAGTCGCTAAAGCGCCTATTGAGCGAGAATTGGCCAGAATGTCACTAACAGACCGCGCCAATGATAAAGTACGAGCGCTCAATGGCGGCCACCGCCGTCGCGTTGAAATAGCCCGAGCCTTACTCCATACGCCTGATGTTTTATTGCTGGATGAACCCACAACCGGACTCGACCCCGAAGCTCGCTTTGCGCTAAACCAGCATGTTCGATCGCTATGCAACGATGGCAAGCTAACCGTTTTATGGGCCACTCACTTGATTGAGGAAGTGCAGACCGACGACCGTGTCTTGCTTTTGCATCAAGGGAAACTCATTTCTAGTGGAAACGGGCAAGATTTATGCGATCTTAGCGGGGAAACTAGCTTAGCGGCAGCCTTCAAAAAACTCACTCAAAAAGGAACCACGCCCCTATGA
- a CDS encoding ABC transporter permease, with translation MTSPANNMPLKTLPPSAYWHCFCGVLTREYLRFIQQRTRFLSALIRPLLWLVVFAAGFRAALGIAIIEPYETYITYEVYIAPGLCCMILLFNGMQSSLSMVYDREMGSMRVLLMSPLPRWFLLLSKLLSIALVSLLQVYAFLMIALLVDVEPPLMGYLTVLPALLLVAVMLGAIGLFISSRIKQLENFAGVMNFVIFPMFFLSSALYPLWKMRESSEWLYWICAFNPFTHAVELVRNALYMKLSVEALAATLAITTVFSVLAVTGFRPQSGGGRG, from the coding sequence ATGACGTCCCCCGCGAATAATATGCCACTAAAAACGCTGCCGCCTTCGGCCTATTGGCACTGTTTCTGTGGTGTACTCACGCGGGAATACTTACGCTTTATTCAGCAACGTACTCGTTTTTTGAGCGCACTGATTCGCCCTTTGTTATGGCTGGTGGTCTTCGCCGCCGGATTTAGAGCGGCCTTGGGCATCGCTATAATCGAACCCTACGAGACCTACATCACCTATGAGGTGTATATCGCCCCTGGGCTGTGTTGCATGATATTGCTGTTTAATGGCATGCAAAGCTCGCTTTCAATGGTCTATGATCGCGAAATGGGCAGCATGCGCGTACTGCTAATGAGCCCCCTACCTCGCTGGTTCTTACTGCTTAGTAAACTGCTATCCATAGCGCTTGTCTCATTATTGCAAGTGTATGCATTTTTAATGATTGCCCTGCTAGTAGATGTCGAGCCGCCCCTCATGGGTTACCTGACTGTTCTACCGGCCTTATTGCTGGTTGCCGTTATGCTAGGCGCGATCGGGTTATTTATTTCATCACGTATCAAACAGCTAGAGAACTTTGCTGGTGTCATGAACTTTGTCATTTTCCCTATGTTCTTTTTATCGTCAGCGCTTTACCCATTATGGAAAATGCGCGAATCCAGCGAATGGCTTTATTGGATCTGTGCCTTCAACCCATTCACTCACGCCGTCGAACTTGTCAGAAACGCGCTTTATATGAAACTAAGCGTAGAAGCTCTCGCAGCTACGCTTGCTATCACTACGGTATTTTCAGTACTCGCGGTTACGGGCTTTAGGCCTCAAAGTGGCGGCGGACGAGGCTAA
- a CDS encoding oxidoreductase-like domain-containing protein, whose translation MNQKPTPPGEYDCCESACEPCVWDVYYEELRAWNEAEKQRKLAEAAKDEEPSDSPLR comes from the coding sequence ATGAACCAAAAACCTACGCCTCCTGGCGAGTATGACTGTTGTGAGAGTGCCTGCGAACCCTGTGTTTGGGATGTGTATTATGAGGAACTGCGTGCTTGGAATGAGGCCGAAAAGCAGCGTAAGTTAGCGGAGGCTGCTAAGGATGAGGAGCCTTCTGACTCACCGTTGCGTTAG